A region of Lycium barbarum isolate Lr01 chromosome 3, ASM1917538v2, whole genome shotgun sequence DNA encodes the following proteins:
- the LOC132630908 gene encoding lectin-domain containing receptor kinase VI.3-like yields the protein MDNPYCLVILAFFCTILVRAQSFNFLYNGFNNSDIIRDGVAIINPSGALKLTNRSYHVIGHAFHPNPIPIFNSSSNSLAKNASSFSTYFVFAIVALEKTSGGFGFTFTLSPSRGFPGAQDDHFLGVLNSINDGNHANHIFMVEFDTVNGHNEGVDTDGNHIGVNINGMASIASQPANYNVNGTSNTEEVNLQRGESIQAWVDYDGVNKVVNVTIAPISVSKPIKPLITVGRDLSLVLKETMYAGFSAATGDNKASSHYILGWSFRLNGVADPLNLAKLPIAPPEVATSSKNSHLKRALIPSISSAVILILGVFVSVYIHRRMRQHEVLEDWELDCPHRFRYRDLYKATRGFKVSELIGVGGFGAVYKGVLPTNGAEVAVKKISSNSLQGMREFAAEIESLGRLRHKHLVNLQGWCKTKNDLLLVYDFVTNGSLDSLLYRPKRNVILAWDQRLNIVKGIAAGLLYLHEEWDQVVIHRDVKSSNVLIDAEMNGRLGDFGLARLYDHGKYSHTTNIVGTIGYIAPELTRMGKASTSTDVYAYGVLLLEVASGRPPIIYEPGKGALVLADWVIECFQLGNIIDAVDPRLKNSGYVDKEVNMVLGLGLICSHPRPESRPTMRQVMRYLSGDESLPVFEQLSSIGSGRVDEITSKFLEVFASDTNNLSRRSLSVGQISSSSLNAGR from the exons ATGGATAACCCCTATTGTCTAGTTATTCTTGCATTCTTTTGCACTATTCTTGTAAGAGCTCAATCTTTTAATTTTCTTTACAATGGATTCAATAATTCAGATATTATCAGAGATGGAGTTGCAATTATCAATCCTAGTGGTGCACTTAAGCTCACTAATAGATCATATCATGTTATAGGCCATGCTTTCCACCCCAATCCTATACCAATTTTCAACTCAAGTTCTAATTCCCTTGCTAAAAATGCTTCTTCATTTAGTACATACTTCGTTTTCGCCATTGTCGCTCTTGAGAAAACTTCAGGTGGCTTTGGCTTTACTTTCACCTTATCTCCATCCCGGGGTTTCCCAGGTGCTCAAGACGATCACTTTCTTGGAGTCCTCAACTCGATAAACGATGGAAATCATGCTAACCATATATTTATGGTTGAATTTGATACTGTGAATGGTCACAATGAAGGTGTGGACACAGATGGAAATCACATTGGAGTCAACATCAATGGCATGGCGTCTATCGCATCACAACCAGCCAATTACAATGTGAATGGAACTTCTAACACAGAGGAGGTAAATCTACAAAGAGGAGAATCAATTCAGGCTTGGGTTGATTATGATGGAGTGAACAAAGTAGTAAATGTAACTATAGCTCCCATATCAGTTTCAAAGCCAATTAAACCTCTGATCACTGTGGGCAGAGATTTGTCCCTTGTGTTGAAAGAAACAATGTATGCTGGTTTCTCAGCAGCCACGGGAGATAATAAAGCGAGCTCTCATTACATATTAGGTTGGAGTTTTCGGTTGAACGGAGTTGCTGATCCTTTAAATCTTGCTAAGCTACCTATTGCTCCACCTGAAGTGGCAACATCTTCCAAGAATTCCCATCTCAAAAGGGCCTTGATTCCATCAATTTCCTCCGCGGTTATCCTGATACTTGGGGTGTTTGTATCTGTTTATATCCATAGAAGGATGAGGCAACATGAAGTTCTAGAGGACTGGGAGCTGGATTGTCCTCACAG GTTCCGGTATAGAGATCTTTACAAGGCAACCAGGGGATTCAAGGTGAGTGAACTAATTGGAGTTGGAGGCTTTGGTGCTGTTTACAAGGGTGTTTTGCCAACTAACGGAGCTGAGGTTGCGGTGAAGAAGATATCAAGCAATTCTCTTCAAGGAATGAGAGAATTTGCAGCGGAGATCGAAAGCTTAGGCAGGTTAAGGCACAAACACTTAGTCAACCTTCAAGGCTGGTGTAAGACCAAGAATGATCTTCTCCTTGTGTATGACTTTGTCACCAACGGGAGTCTTGATTCGTTACTTTATAGACCGAAAAGGAACGTCATTCTAGCATGGGATCAGAGGCTTAACATCGTAAAAGGGATCGCTGCAGGGCTTCTTTACTTGCACGAAGAATGGGATCAAGTGGTAATACATCGAGATGTGAAGAGCAGTAACGTGTTAATCGATGCTGAAATGAATGGTAGATTAGGGGATTTTGGGCTAGCTAGATTATACGACCACGGCAAGTATTCACACACTACGAATATTGTTGGAACAATAGGGTACATCGCACCAGAATTGACACGAATGGGGAAGGCCTCAACGAGCACGGATGTGTACGCGTACGGTGTACTACTGCTTGAAGTAGCTAGTGGAAGACCACCTATTATCTATGAACCGGGGAAAGGAGCGTTAGTACTAGCAGACTGGGTGATAGAATGTTTTCAACTAGGTAATATTATTGATGCAGTTGATCCTAGGTTGAAGAATTCTGGCTATGTAGATAAAGAGGTGAATATGGTATTAGGACTTGGGCTTATTTGTTCTCACCCAAGACCAGAATCTAGGCCAACAATGAGACAAGTTATGAGGTACCTCAGTGGAGATGAATCACTTCCAGTATTTGAGCAGTTGAGCTCTATTGGATCTGGTAGGGTTGATGAAATCACATCCAAGTTCTTGGAAGTGTTTGCTAGTGACACAAACAATTTATCACGACGTTCGTTATCCGTCGGACAGATATCATCTAGTTCGCTAAATGCTGGTAGATAG